The following coding sequences lie in one Eremothecium sinecaudum strain ATCC 58844 chromosome IV, complete sequence genomic window:
- a CDS encoding HDR091Wp (Syntenic homolog of Ashbya gossypii ABR194C; Syntenic homolog of Saccharomyces cerevisiae YBR177C (EHT1) and YPL095C (EEB1)) codes for MGIPIINPLHWGYRGSVTHHIGERGTVGLRLKSNGFVSLHEFVTLYVPGLKHKARFQLTSCLFTGILQTLYLQKGYFVNKYELYFGREIVRFSDGGVACADWVMPEWHDTYVSAKGGVDRKLFKEDYRKTQPSFWPPLHSQTRFFSLEELIDIRNDGSPLIIIQNGPGGGSHDFYIRALISEFLNMPDFRFRIVVLTPRGCARSKLTSKCLFSALSTNDLREFINIQHKRDPERKIFCLGVSFGAAVVGNYLGEDGNKSPVAGAVCLCSPWDLASAAEKLESDFWAKAMFNKPVGKYLAKIVKVNSTELEYIEGDLIRYPASSEHPSNHVYTDKNIRKTAAIRTTVQFDNTFTAPSMGFRNAFEYYRHASPLKRLKFIRVPTLIINSLDDPIVGPGVIPYKQALTNEHVLLCTTSLGGHLAYLTPSMNSWIIRQISEFFNKFEELIA; via the coding sequence atgGGAATACCGATAATTAATCCATTACATTGGGGTTATCGAGGCTCCGTAACGCACCATATTGGTGAAAGGGGCACCGTGGGCCTTCGGTTGAAATCTAACGGTTTCGTTTCATTGCATGAGTTTGTGACGTTATACGTTCCAGGTTTAAAACACAAAGCCAGATTCCAGTTAACTTCATGTCTATTTACTGGTATATTGCAAACGCTCTATTTACAGAAGGGATATTTCGTCAACAAATATGAACTATATTTTGGTAGAGAGATAGTAAGATTCTCGGATGGCGGTGTCGCTTGTGCAGATTGGGTGATGCCAGAATGGCATGATACCTACGTTAGCGCTAAAGGAGGGGTTGATCGAAAGTTATTTAAGGAGGATTACCGTAAGACTCAACCTTCTTTTTGGCCTCCACTACACAGTCAAACGAGGTTCTTCTCTCTCGAAGAGTTGATAGACATTCGGAACGATGGAAGTCCTCTAATTATCATTCAAAATGGGCCTGGAGGCGGCTCGCATGATTTCTACATCAGAGCACTCATATCCGAGTTCTTAAATATGCCAGATTTTAGATTCAGAATTGTTGTGTTAACTCCCCGTGGCTGTGCACGGTCCAAATTAACTTCTAAATGCTTATTCTCTGCATTATCCACAAATGACCTCCGGGAATTCATCAATATACAGCATAAGCGTGATCCAGAAAGGAAGATATTTTGCCTAGGTGTTTCTTTTGGAGCTGCAGTCGTTGGTAATTATTTAGGAGAAGACGGTAATAAGAGCCCTGTGGCAGGCGCTGTATGCCTTTGCAGTCCATGGGACTTGGCATCAGCAGCAGAAAAACTCGAAAGCGACTTTTGGGCTAAGGCCATGTTCAACAAACCAGTTGGAAAATACCTAGCAAAAATCGTGAAAGTCAATTCCACGGAATTGGAGTATATTGAAGGCGATTTGATTAGATATCCCGCCAGTAGTGAACATCCATCGAATCATGTTTACACTGACAAAAATATCAGAAAAACAGCAGCAATCCGGACAACAGTTCAATTTGACAATACATTCACTGCTCCTTCCATGGGTTTCAGAAACGCTTTCGAATATTATCGACACGCGAGTCCCCTGAAAAGGCTAAAATTTATACGCGTTCCGACTCTTATAATTAATTCCCTTGACGACCCTATCGTTGGCCCTGGGGTAATCCCATATAAGCAGGCTTTAACAAATGAACACGTTTTACTATGCACCACTTCACTAGGAGGACATTTGGCATACTTAACTCCATCAATGAACTCATGGATAATCCGTCAGATTTCGGAgttttttaataaatttgaagaattgaTCGCTTAA
- the PNG1 gene encoding peptide-N4-(N-acetyl-beta-glucosaminyl)asparagine amidase (Syntenic homolog of Ashbya gossypii ABR193W; Syntenic homolog of Saccharomyces cerevisiae YPL096W (PNG1)), with amino-acid sequence MSTNNMYADISKRILESYKKLVLDRDRRFQDNDELRYQTLLKRNDFAREIHSLYETLCFRYDNDYLQSRVLDTFDLDLIYANVDAKNVADDEYQDALVNELLRYFKEDFFSWCNSPICVRCQTAEHQSNIQPDSPNAAEMPFQCTVVERYICGHCNGVTRFPRYNDSLKLLQTRTGRCGEWCNLFTLVLKSFGVEARYIWNKEDHVWCEIYSSRLKRWVHVDSCEKSFDQPYIYSNNWNKSMSYVIAFSNDTVVDVSKRYILKNQLPRDLINEDDLEFMTKYLTKKLRKQLHDDELYKLACRDGVELLELRTNTNQPTHTSSAPIGRVSGSTEWKKNRGEDGL; translated from the coding sequence ATGAGTACTAATAATATGTACGCTGATATATCAAAAAGGATTTTGGAATCTTATAAGAAGCTGGTACTTGATAGGGACAGGCGTTTTCAGGATAATGACGAATTAAGATATCAAACCTTACTGAAAAGAAATGATTTTGCTAGGGAAATCCACAGTTTGTATGAGACCTTATGCTTCAGGTATGACAACGACTATTTACAGAGTCGAGTTCTTGATACCTTTGATTTGGATCTTATTTATGCTAATGTAGATGCCAAGAATGTAGCAGATGACGAATATCAGGATGCTTTGGTTAATGAATTGCTACGGTACTTTAAAGAGGACTTTTTTAGTTGGTGTAATTCGCCTATTTGTGTGAGATGCCAAACTGCTGAGCACCAGTCTAATATTCAACCAGACTCCCCGAATGCTGCCGAAATGCCATTCCAGTGTACAGTAGTTGAGCGTTATATATGTGGACATTGCAATGGAGTAACCCGGTTTCCACGCTATAACGACTCCTTGAAACTATTGCAGACTAGAACTGGTCGTTGTGGCGAATGGTGCAATTTATTTACTTTGGTATTGAAATCTTTTGGGGTAGAAGCAAGGTATATCTGGAACAAGGAAGATCATGTGTGGTGCGAAATCTACTCTAGTAGGCTAAAGCGCTGGGTTCACGTTGACTCTTGTGAAAAAAGTTTTGATCAACCATACATATATTCTAATAATTGGAATAAGTCTATGAGTTACGTTATTGCATTTTCTAATGACACTGTTGTTGATGTCAGTAAAAGGTACATTTTGAAGAACCAATTGCCAAGAGATTTAATAAACGAAGATGACCTGGAGTTTATGACTAAATATCTTACGAAGAAGTTAAGGAAACAATTACATGACGATGAGCTGTATAAGTTGGCTTGCCGTGATGGGGTTGAATTACTGGAACTACGAACTAATACTAACCAGCCAACCCATACCAGTTCAGCGCCAATTGGGAGAGTCAGCGGTTCTACAGAATGGAAGAAGAATCGCGGAGAGGATGGGCTGTAA
- the ERI1 gene encoding Eri1p (Syntenic homolog of Ashbya gossypii ABR192C-A; Syntenic homolog of Saccharomyces cerevisiae YPL096C-A (ERI1)) produces the protein MRQRQVASAILVSSYSIVVVALYTLWLSWNDEDKFNYWCIILLAPVLFWSWCVISWCGSQLFAYAKREYDI, from the coding sequence ATGAGACAACGTCAGGTTGCGTCAGCAATCCTAGTATCATCATATTCAATTGTCGTTGTAGCTTTGTATACATTATGGCTTTCTTGGAATGATGAGGATAAGTTTAACTACTGGTGTATAATACTATTAGCACCCGTACTATTTTGGTCATGGTGTGTTATATCATGGTGCGGCTCACAGCTCTTCGCTTATGCCAAGAGGGAATATGATATATGA
- the MSY1 gene encoding tyrosine--tRNA ligase MSY1 (Syntenic homolog of Ashbya gossypii ABR192W; Syntenic homolog of Saccharomyces cerevisiae YPL097W (MSY1)): MLNGVRFGALKPWLCVNRRFQSSLYGRQTVLSTLKDRGLVKQISQPEEQLEQKLLNGGKIKLYCGADPTASSLHIGNLLPLMVLLHFYINGHDVVPLVGGATGRVGDPSGRKSARTDMDDSIRMYNVSRISKQLRTFFENGWKYYESRTPEESTKRRPGQVSVANNYDWMKDLGLLDFLATYGRHVRVQAMLSRDSVSSRLESQDGLAFNEFTYQLLQAFDFYHLYKEHSVSVQVGGSDQWGNITAGIDLISRIEPTSKANPAYGITVPLLTTSSGEKFGKSAGNAVFIDSEMTSSFQLYQFFVNTEDVDLPRLLKIFTLLPPKKIDEVLTKSSINRHLRFGQKYLAREVVDLIHGVGKGKDAESVSEILYGKPHSTYTARELIRLFSAAKNLHHAPIGTSLSDLITNLINCSKSGAKRRLQQGSVYVGFKRQKLTDDIFDLKPFLIDGQILILRIGKQNCFVVKFE; encoded by the coding sequence ATGTTGAATGGTGTGAGATTCGGTGCTCTAAAACCCTGGTTATGTGTTAATAGACGGTTTCAATCTTCTTTATATGGACGTCAAACAGTGTTATCAACACTAAAAGACAGAGGCCTAGTGAAGCAAATATCTCAGCCCGAGGAGCAGTTAGAACAAAAGCTGCTTAATGGTGGTAAAATTAAGCTTTACTGTGGTGCTGATCCAACAGCGAGTTCCTTGCATATTGGAAACTTGTTACCGTTGATGGTATTACTGCATTTCTACATAAATGGCCATGATGTTGTTCCATTAGTTGGTGGAGCTACAGGAAGAGTGGGCGATCCGAGTGGGAGGAAGTCTGCAAGAACAGATATGGACGATAGCATTCGAATGTATAATGTTTCTAGGATTTCAAAACAATTACGGACGTTTTTTGAAAACGGCTGGAAGTACTACGAGAGCAGAACGCCAGAAGAGAGCACCAAAAGAAGGCCAGGGCAAGTTTCTGTTGCGAATAACTATGATTGGATGAAGGATTTGGGTTTGCTTGATTTTCTAGCTACATATGGAAGGCATGTTAGGGTGCAGGCGATGCTAAGTCGGGATTCTGTATCTTCGAGATTGGAAAGTCAGGACGGTCTGGCCTTCAATGAGTTTACCTACCAGTTGCTGCAAGCTTTTGACTTTTATCACTTATATAAGGAGCATAGTGTTTCGGTCCAGGTAGGCGGGAGTGACCAATGGGGAAATATTACAGCGGGTATAGATCTAATAAGTAGGATTGAACCAACTAGTAAGGCCAACCCGGCATATGGGATAACGGTGCCGTTGCTGACCACGAGTTCTGGGGAAAAGTTTGGGAAGAGCGCTGGTAATGCGGTATTCATAGACTCTGAGATGACTTCTTCCTTCCAGTTATACCAGTTCTTCGTTAACACAGAAGATGTCGATCTTCCAAGGCTTCTCAAAATATTCACTCTTCTGCCGCCCAAGAAGATTGACGAGGTCCTAACGAAAAGCTCTATAAATCGCCATTTGCGGTTCGGACAGAAGTATCTTGCCAGAGAGGTAGTAGACCTTATTCACGGGGTTGGTAAAGGTAAAGATGCTGAATCTGTTTCTGAGATCCTCTATGGCAAACCGCATAGCACCTATACTGCTCGTGAGCTAATTAGGTTGTTCTCTGCTGCCAAAAATTTGCACCACGCTCCCATTGGTACGTCACTCTCAGATTTAATTACCAACCTTATTAACTGTTCAAAATCTGGCGCAAAACGGCGACTCCAGCAGGGATCCGTGTACGTGGGCTTTAAACGTCAAAAACTAACTGATGATATATTCGACCTCAAGCCTTTCCTAATCGATGGACAGATTTTAATTTTAAGAATTGGCAAGCAGAACTGCTTTGTCGTCAAATTTGAATAA